CTGCTGATTCTAATTTTAGTTACGGTAGCTTTTTGTTAGGCGCCGGCACCCATAGCATCACCGGTCTTCTAAGTCAGTCCGCTTTGGATGATTCAAGCATTGAGCTTAACTCCACATTTGGTGCGGTCAGCCTGACAGCTGTTCCATTGCCTGCCGCTGCCTGGTTGTATTTAACCGGTACTGCACTGATGAGCTTTGTCGCTCGTCGTCGTAAAACTACTCTTTAGGACTGTAACCTATGAAATTGAACAAACTTGCAATAGCTATCGCACTCAGTTTAACTGCGATGAATTGTGCCAATGCAGTTCCCAATAACACCACAACCATCAAAATCATTGCCTTCAATGACTTTCACGGACAAATGGAATCACCGGGTACGCTTCGCCAAACGCCTATCAGTTCAGCAGCATCAAATGTCGCTGTAGGTGGCGTAGATTGGATGGCAGGATATATTGCCAAGCTAAAGAGTCAAAATCCTAATACGGTAGTGGTTTCAGCGGGTGACATCATCGGTGCAACACCGCTCATTTCTGCGCTATTCCATGATGAAGGCACCATTGAAACCATGAACCGTCTAGGATTGGATTTTAATTCAGTCGGTAATCATGAGTTTGACGAAGGCAAAGCTGAACTAAAACGCATGCAAACCGGTGGTTGCCATCCTACTGATTTGAACTCTTGCCGTGGTGTTGACGTTGGCACGCCTGTACCTTTTGAAGGTGCCAAGTTTAAATTTCTAGCTGCCAACGTCGTGGAAACGGCTACCGGTAAAACGATTTTTCCGTCTTATGCAATTAAAGTGGTTGGCGGTATTCGCGTAGGCTTTATCGGCATGACTTTAAAAGAAACACCAACCATTGTTACGCCAAGCGGCGTGGCTGGACTGGAGTTTAAGGATGAAGCTGCAACAGTCAATGCATTGATACCCCAACTGCGTGCACGTGGCGTTGAATCCATCGTAGTGCTGATACATCAAGGTGGAGTTGTCCCGACTACACAAAGCTTTTCAACGATCAATCTGTGCGATGGCGGTCTGAACAACTCCCCTATCAAAACTATCGTTAATCAATTGGATGATGAAGTTGATTTAGTCGTCTCAGGCCACACTCATCAAGCCTATAATTGCCAAATCGCCAACCGGGATGGCCGCATGATCTCGGTCAGCAGTGCAAGCGCTCAAGGCAAAGTATTAACCGATATTAACCTGACTGTTAATAAAGCCACCGGTGAAGTCAGTGCCGTTTCGGCAAATAATATCGTCGTTGATCGCACTAATGCAACCGTAACACCAAATGCTGCGATTAAAACCATTGTTAATAATTACAAAACTATCTCGACTCCTATAGCCAATCGTGTGATCGGCACAGTAAGTGCGACGATTACCAAAACAGTCAACAGTGCTGGTGAATCAGCATTAGGCGATGTGATTGCCGATGCGCAGTTATTAGAAACCCAAGGTGTCGGCTTTGGCGAAACTGTAGTTTCTTTCATGAATCCTGGCGGTATTCGCGCAGATATAAGCTATGCAAACAGCGCAGCAGGCGAAGGTGACGGTAACGTAACTTACAGTGAAGTATTTACCGTGCAACCTTTTGGCAATACGCTTGTTTCTGTGACATTAACGGGTGATCAAATTCACACGTTGCTGGAACAACAGTTCACCGGTTGTACTGTAGGTTATCCAGCCAGTGCACCAGTTGGCGGCCAACCTTTTAACCGTATCCTGCAAGTTTCAACCGGCTTTAGCTATGAATGGAAAGAAAAGGGCACGGCTTGTGATAACGTCGATCCAGCCAGTATTCAAATCAACGGTATCATGGTTGATCCTGCCGCAAACTATCGCGTTTCGATTAATAACTTTATGGCCGACGGCGGCGATCAGCTTTATGTACTCATACAAGGGACAAACCGTCTCGGTGGGGCACTCGATTTAGATGCACTTGAATATTATTTTAGTTCTAATAGTCTGATAGCACCTGGATTGAAAAATCGCATTACCTTATTACCATAACCTTACCTAAGATAAATTTTTATCTTTAAAAAGCTTGGTTGGCTCCATGAGAGCCGGCCAGGCTTTTTTTGTGCTGGCAACAAAGCCTTTTACGTAAAGGCTTGTGTCACATTCCAACCATAGAACCATGATTTAATTAAGTCCGTTAAGCGTGCATAAAATAAAGTCACTTAATCAACTTCGGACGCTATAACGACTCAGAGGATGAA
Above is a window of Methylobacter sp. S3L5C DNA encoding:
- a CDS encoding bifunctional UDP-sugar hydrolase/5'-nucleotidase; translated protein: MKLNKLAIAIALSLTAMNCANAVPNNTTTIKIIAFNDFHGQMESPGTLRQTPISSAASNVAVGGVDWMAGYIAKLKSQNPNTVVVSAGDIIGATPLISALFHDEGTIETMNRLGLDFNSVGNHEFDEGKAELKRMQTGGCHPTDLNSCRGVDVGTPVPFEGAKFKFLAANVVETATGKTIFPSYAIKVVGGIRVGFIGMTLKETPTIVTPSGVAGLEFKDEAATVNALIPQLRARGVESIVVLIHQGGVVPTTQSFSTINLCDGGLNNSPIKTIVNQLDDEVDLVVSGHTHQAYNCQIANRDGRMISVSSASAQGKVLTDINLTVNKATGEVSAVSANNIVVDRTNATVTPNAAIKTIVNNYKTISTPIANRVIGTVSATITKTVNSAGESALGDVIADAQLLETQGVGFGETVVSFMNPGGIRADISYANSAAGEGDGNVTYSEVFTVQPFGNTLVSVTLTGDQIHTLLEQQFTGCTVGYPASAPVGGQPFNRILQVSTGFSYEWKEKGTACDNVDPASIQINGIMVDPAANYRVSINNFMADGGDQLYVLIQGTNRLGGALDLDALEYYFSSNSLIAPGLKNRITLLP